A single window of Enterobacteriaceae bacterium ESL0689 DNA harbors:
- a CDS encoding YdcF family protein, with protein MKNTFPALSIASLNAANRLAQWLAEDDFSDQATRPPIDIVVLAGNAVIPTIDAACQLAAERAVPLLISGGIGHSTPFLYDAVRHDPRYHQLAVAMRPEAHILADIARQFWQIPAEKIVIEDRSTNCGENARFTREKLASLGDIPRCGVVLQDPTLQRRTMATFARAWQDATFAPRWYSLPGYTPQLANTDSGLTFVDNPGGLWPVERYLSLLLGELPRLQDNPQGYGPRGKDFITHVDIPADIMAAGEQLITDPLLKNIVQR; from the coding sequence ATGAAGAACACTTTTCCCGCGCTGTCTATTGCCAGCCTCAATGCGGCTAACCGGTTAGCTCAGTGGCTGGCCGAAGATGATTTTAGCGACCAGGCCACGCGACCGCCGATAGATATTGTCGTCCTCGCAGGAAATGCGGTGATCCCGACGATTGACGCCGCCTGTCAACTGGCGGCTGAGCGCGCTGTGCCGCTGCTGATCAGTGGCGGTATTGGCCATTCAACGCCCTTTCTCTATGATGCGGTACGCCATGATCCGCGTTATCATCAGCTCGCGGTCGCCATGCGCCCGGAAGCGCATATTCTCGCTGATATTGCCCGCCAGTTCTGGCAGATACCGGCAGAAAAAATTGTGATTGAGGATCGCTCAACGAACTGTGGCGAGAATGCGCGATTCACGCGCGAAAAACTGGCATCGCTGGGCGATATCCCGCGTTGTGGCGTCGTGCTCCAGGATCCGACGCTGCAGCGGCGAACGATGGCAACCTTTGCCCGCGCCTGGCAAGACGCAACCTTTGCGCCACGCTGGTACAGTCTGCCTGGCTACACACCACAATTAGCTAATACCGATAGTGGACTGACTTTTGTTGATAACCCAGGCGGTTTGTGGCCGGTGGAACGCTATCTGTCTTTACTGCTGGGTGAACTACCGCGCTTACAGGATAACCCGCAGGGTTATGGCCCTCGCGGGAAAGACTTTATTACCCATGTCGATATTCCCGCCGATATTATGGCGGCAGGCGAACAGCTGATAACAGACCCGCTGTTAAAAAACATTGTGCAGCGATAA
- a CDS encoding carbonic anhydrase family protein — MKRALLASLLMVIPALTQAAPAQPHWDYEGKGAPENWGKLSTDFATCHNGKFQSPIDINNVLQAQLPPLDLVFKNTSETVVNNGHTIQVSAKSEDQFTLDGETFQLMQYHFHTPSENHINGKSYPLEAHFVHAAEDGAVAVVAVMFEVGKENSALNPILDAIPDQMNKEVSLQKKLDLRTLFPEKLDYYRFSGSLTTPPCTEGIRWLVMSDNVTLSAEQLARFQSVLKHSNNRPVQPLNGRIIAK; from the coding sequence ATGAAACGAGCGTTATTAGCTTCTCTACTGATGGTTATTCCGGCATTAACTCAGGCAGCTCCTGCACAACCTCACTGGGATTATGAAGGTAAGGGCGCACCGGAAAACTGGGGAAAGCTTAGCACTGATTTTGCCACCTGCCATAATGGCAAATTTCAGTCGCCCATCGATATTAATAACGTATTGCAGGCACAACTTCCACCGCTCGATCTGGTATTTAAAAATACCAGTGAAACGGTCGTTAACAATGGTCATACCATTCAGGTCAGCGCCAAAAGTGAAGATCAATTCACACTTGATGGCGAGACTTTCCAGCTGATGCAGTATCATTTCCATACGCCCAGTGAAAACCATATTAATGGCAAATCTTATCCGCTGGAAGCACACTTCGTTCATGCAGCGGAAGATGGCGCGGTGGCCGTTGTAGCGGTTATGTTTGAAGTGGGTAAAGAAAATAGTGCACTGAATCCAATACTGGACGCGATTCCGGATCAAATGAATAAAGAGGTCTCTTTACAAAAGAAACTTGACCTGAGAACCCTGTTCCCGGAAAAACTCGATTACTATCGTTTTAGTGGCTCATTGACTACACCACCTTGCACGGAAGGTATTCGCTGGCTGGTGATGTCTGATAATGTCACATTATCGGCGGAACAACTTGCCCGCTTCCAGAGTGTACTGAAACACAGTAATAATCGTCCGGTACAACCATTAAATGGGCGTATTATTGCTAAATAA
- a CDS encoding P-loop NTPase fold protein, giving the protein MSTIDVENDSYGFHHIANHLAQSILKTKREESTVTGIEGAWGTGKTHFLNLLHFALIKQKSDKTFVLRVSPWLNGNDTSLVASLLQPVDGIISSAEGRPSFPQKPVSQNREKNVSKTTSVMMEYIQATAHHPASRAPLTARTSEAPRTKTTVQLYGEVAAKMDALDLNFIILLDDLDRLEPEQVVEVMRIISAVASFPRFHYILCYDKAVLVQAIETGFAISDGEQYLHRIVPITFTLPRPESARLRQTLLAGVIRLFTDVHGNEPDEEIKKDLVRVVGTYGSEIKVFREVQMVLNDLTFRYEGIRDYVYFPDLFFLQLIQTLNPALYSWIEKYLITRAMIVSGEDHLHEEEQSEWTHTLSLCLSSFHASEARAATALCLWIPGISGKKIDNLMLFDPITDEVKALMTKYRRLGSTAYWRYYFTFSAPQQLLPADYINKLFHSAADKQSAPALAESLLSTINNHNLPSHTWFEHILSQLTPATINKHTFAECEGMLMFFFNHGDEITTRYRQKSHYVAWYDLDVNGVVDRLVEKILADDRTRAMEILLLLIKAGRSCVWIAFYIRYLIWHNIQFNHRPESRLVHMLSNDELNSIRQHFCERLMHAGTPVPAEWDLRALIRAWQDIADRESLLNWIKLHTESDKDFLAFLLRLRAPMNTIASGYRWCLNIREIGHLFDGEERLLDRLDLIELDGHFPDEIKAIRSAIDQYNKTRKHYV; this is encoded by the coding sequence ATGTCTACCATTGATGTAGAAAATGACAGCTATGGCTTTCACCATATTGCTAACCACCTTGCACAATCTATTCTGAAAACAAAACGTGAAGAAAGTACCGTAACAGGTATCGAAGGTGCATGGGGGACGGGTAAAACCCATTTTCTCAATCTGCTACATTTCGCTCTGATCAAACAGAAAAGCGATAAAACCTTTGTATTACGTGTTTCTCCCTGGCTCAATGGCAATGATACCAGTCTGGTAGCATCGTTGCTACAGCCGGTTGACGGAATCATTTCCAGCGCAGAAGGGCGTCCTTCTTTTCCTCAAAAGCCTGTCAGTCAAAACCGCGAAAAAAATGTCAGCAAAACAACCAGCGTCATGATGGAATATATCCAGGCAACGGCACATCATCCAGCATCGAGAGCACCATTGACAGCAAGAACATCTGAGGCGCCGCGAACAAAAACCACCGTACAGCTATACGGCGAAGTGGCAGCAAAAATGGATGCACTGGATCTGAATTTCATTATCCTGCTGGACGATCTGGACCGACTGGAACCGGAACAGGTCGTCGAAGTCATGCGTATCATTAGCGCCGTCGCCAGTTTTCCTCGTTTTCACTACATCCTGTGTTATGACAAAGCTGTACTGGTTCAGGCGATTGAAACCGGGTTTGCCATCAGCGATGGAGAACAGTATCTGCACAGAATAGTGCCGATTACCTTCACGCTGCCACGCCCGGAATCCGCCCGTTTACGTCAGACGTTACTGGCCGGGGTCATTCGGTTGTTTACTGACGTCCATGGCAACGAACCTGACGAAGAGATCAAAAAAGATCTGGTGAGAGTGGTTGGAACTTATGGCTCTGAGATAAAAGTGTTCCGTGAAGTACAGATGGTGCTCAATGATTTGACCTTCCGATATGAAGGTATTCGTGATTATGTCTATTTTCCGGATCTGTTCTTTCTGCAGTTAATCCAGACGCTCAATCCGGCACTGTATAGCTGGATAGAAAAATACCTGATCACCCGCGCCATGATAGTGTCCGGGGAAGACCATCTTCATGAAGAAGAGCAAAGCGAATGGACTCATACTCTGAGCCTGTGTCTGTCCAGTTTCCATGCTTCCGAGGCCAGGGCTGCAACGGCGCTGTGTCTATGGATACCCGGTATCTCCGGCAAGAAAATCGATAATTTAATGCTGTTCGATCCGATAACGGATGAAGTGAAAGCATTGATGACAAAATATCGTCGTCTCGGCAGCACTGCTTACTGGCGTTATTATTTCACTTTCTCAGCGCCACAACAGCTTCTGCCGGCAGATTATATTAACAAACTGTTCCATTCGGCTGCCGATAAACAGTCCGCACCAGCGCTGGCAGAATCGTTACTGAGTACCATTAATAATCATAATCTCCCTTCACATACCTGGTTTGAACATATTCTGAGCCAGTTAACGCCAGCGACGATAAATAAACATACCTTTGCGGAATGTGAAGGTATGTTGATGTTCTTTTTCAATCATGGCGATGAAATCACCACCCGTTATCGACAGAAAAGCCATTATGTTGCCTGGTATGATCTTGATGTCAACGGTGTGGTTGATCGGCTGGTGGAGAAAATCCTGGCGGATGATCGCACAAGGGCGATGGAAATACTGCTGTTGCTCATAAAGGCTGGACGCTCCTGCGTCTGGATCGCTTTTTATATCCGTTATCTGATCTGGCATAACATTCAGTTTAACCATCGTCCGGAATCGAGACTGGTGCACATGCTCAGTAATGATGAGTTGAATAGCATTCGCCAGCATTTTTGCGAGCGCCTTATGCATGCGGGTACACCTGTTCCTGCCGAGTGGGATTTGAGAGCATTAATCCGCGCCTGGCAGGATATTGCTGATCGGGAATCATTACTGAACTGGATAAAGCTGCATACAGAAAGTGACAAAGACTTCCTGGCATTCTTACTACGGCTCCGTGCACCGATGAACACGATAGCCAGTGGATATCGTTGGTGCCTTAATATAAGAGAGATCGGTCATCTGTTTGATGGCGAGGAGAGGCTTCTGGACAGGCTGGATCTCATTGAGCTGGATGGCCATTTCCCTGACGAAATCAAAGCGATTCGATCCGCTATCGACCAGTATAATAAGACACGGAAACATTACGTATAA
- a CDS encoding Flp family type IVb pilin, whose product MLTNVYNKYLKVCTNLSIKIDLFKKSEHAVTTIEYAIVVAGIASVVAFTFATDSVVYDFFDDIYYPIWDKIVDTFFS is encoded by the coding sequence ATGTTAACTAATGTTTATAATAAGTATCTGAAAGTTTGCACTAACCTTTCAATAAAGATTGATTTATTTAAAAAGAGTGAGCACGCTGTTACAACGATTGAATATGCAATCGTTGTTGCTGGTATCGCCTCTGTTGTTGCGTTTACCTTTGCTACAGATTCAGTTGTATACGATTTTTTTGATGATATCTATTATCCCATTTGGGATAAGATTGTTGATACCTTCTTCTCTTAA
- a CDS encoding nuclear transport factor 2 family protein — protein sequence MPSVKQTVIVALQTLITEPLHDEHQIAAFFAPDYQQIVDGKQLDYYGFIAHMKAIKSHTKRMSISIKRVVSENNTVFTHHYVNVENHQGEQSRASLKFSPALLCHLKKLSAVKN from the coding sequence ATGCCGAGTGTTAAGCAAACAGTCATTGTAGCATTACAGACACTCATCACCGAGCCACTGCATGACGAGCATCAAATCGCAGCGTTTTTTGCGCCTGATTATCAACAGATCGTGGATGGTAAACAACTGGACTACTATGGCTTTATCGCCCATATGAAGGCCATCAAATCGCATACCAAACGGATGAGTATTTCTATTAAACGTGTCGTATCCGAAAATAATACGGTGTTCACGCATCACTATGTGAATGTGGAAAACCATCAAGGTGAGCAGAGCAGAGCGAGTTTGAAGTTTTCGCCTGCTTTACTTTGTCATCTGAAAAAATTATCCGCTGTGAAGAACTGA